Below is a window of Lacrimispora xylanolytica DNA.
CATATCAGGAACGACCTTTACTTTTTCTGTACTCTGTACTTGAATGGTATTGAAAGACTTATTATCAACGGATACATTGGCAGCAGGAGCTGCTGTAGGCTGTGTTGCACATGCGGTAAGACCCATAGCGGCAGCGGCGATAACAATGGCTGCCAGTGGTTTATTTATTTTTCTCATATTAAATTCCTCCTTTTCCTTTTCTACCTTTATTTTACAGGAAAAATGGAAATCGTGTATTTCTTTTCTCTTAACATTCCAGGTCAAAATTCATAGGTTTTGATTACGGATTTCTAACATAGTCATAATGGAATCCTAAGGGTCATAAAATGTCAAAAATAATACCAGGCATCTAAAAAATATTGTATTTCTTCCTCCTCCGTGTTACTGTGTAAACAGACACCATAAGATAATATGGAATGGAAAATATAGGCGTTAAAGGAGAAGATCTATGCGGGAATGCGGTATGTTGCTTCCGGTGTCCAGTCTTTCGTCAAAGTACGGAATCGGGGCATTTTCAAAAGAGGCATATGAGTTTTTGGATCAGTTACAAAGAGCAGGACAGAAGTACTGGCAGATCCTGCCCCTGGGCCCTACCGGCTATGGGGATTCCCCTTATCAGTCTTTTTCTGCCTTCGCAGGAAATCCTTATTTTATAGATTTAACAGAGCTTATAAAGGAAGGACTTCTCACGGAAGAAGAATGTGATTCTACAGATTTTGGGGGAGATTCCAGGTATATCGATTATGAGAAACTGTATCACAACCGTTTTCCCTTATTAAAGAAAGCATATGCCCGCTGGAAAGAGGGGGGACACACATCAGCAGAGGCTATGGAGTCTTTGGGGGAAGAAACGAAACTTTACTGCTTTTATATGGCTTTAAAAGATCATTTTCAGGGGAAATCCTGGATTGAGTGGGAGGAAGATATCCGTCTTCGAAATCCCGAGGCAGTTGTCCGGTATGAGAAGGAGCTTGAAGGTGAGATTGGCTTTTATGCTTTTCTTCAAATGAAATTCACAGAAGAGTGGAACAGGCTTAAGTCCTACGCAGGGGACCGGGGCATTGGCATCATTGGAGATATGCCCATCTATGTGGCCTTTGACAGTGCAGATACCTGGTCTCATCCAGAGCTTTTTCAGTTTGATGAGGATAGAAACCCCATTGCCGTAGCCGGTTGCCCACCGGATGGGTTTTCTCCCACTGGCCAGCTTTGGGGAAATCCCCTTTACCGATGGGGATATCATAAGGAAACGGGCTATGCATGGTGGAAAAAGCGTATGGAATACAGCTTCCTCCTTTATGATGTGGTTCGTGTGGATCATTTCAGGGGATTTGATGAGTACTACTCCATACCGGCAGGAAGTGAAAATGCCATAGGGGGAGCCTGGGAAAAGGGCCCTGGTATCGATTTCTTTGAAGAGATGAAAAAAGCCTTTGGAGAACTTGATATCATTGCAGAGGATTTAGGCTTTCTGACGCCTTCCGTCAAAAACCTGTTAAAGGAAACTGGTTATCCCGGAATGAAGGTACTGGAATTCGCTTTTAATTCCTGGGAGGAGAGCGATTATCTTCCTCATAACCATACTCAAAACAGCGTGGTGTACACCGGAACTCACGATAATGATACCTTAAAAAGCTGGTATTACAGCTTATCCCAGGAGGACAGAAGATTTGCCGATAATTACATGAATACCACGAACCCATCAGAAGAACAGGTTTCCTGGAACTATATCCGTTTAGCACTCCAAAGCGTGGCACGCCTTGCCATTATCCCGGTTCAGGATTATTTGGGCCTTGGCTGTGAGGCCAGGATCAATGAGCCTTCCACCTTAGGAAAGAACTGGCGTTTCAGGCTCCTTCCCGGGGAAGTGACAGAAGATATCTTAAATAAATGCAGGGAGCTTACCTTTCTTTACGGCAGAGGAAAGGAATAAAGGTTCTATACGGAATGTTGGTGTGTGCCCCAAAAGCACACTTCCAACATTCTTTTTTATGAAATAGAGTGTAATTTTCTATTCCATAAAAAAAGATTCCAGTAAGCCCGGAATCTTTTAATTATATTCTAATTCGTATTCTTTTTATTACTATCTGTTGCATTCTCGGTATCTTCTAAAGTCTCATCATCCGGAAGCTGATTCTCTTCGCCATTCAACTCTTCATCATCCACGCTCTGGCCTTTTGGATCATAAGTGACGTGCATTTCGTTTCCAATCTTATCCTTAGCAGAGATGGTCAGATTCTCTTTCTTGATCTCAAACATGATAAGTCCAGTACTCCGGTCAATGGAAAGAGGGAGAATTTCCGGCTTGTCCTCATTATAAGCAGTAACAGAGGAATAATCCACTCCAGACTGGCTGTCATCCAGACGGAAAGAAAGAATTCCTTCCTTAAACATCTTGTCCTTAATGACTGGAGGAGTATCATCCAGAACATTCACCTGCTCGCCGAAAACGGTTCTCATTTTATTAAATCCGGTAAGCTTTACTTCCAGGGCGCCATTATTTTTTAAATTTGCTGTATAGATCTTGGAACCTGTTTTTGTGATTTCCACAGGATTTCCGTCCAAGGTCACCTCCATACTCTTTAAAGGAAGCAGAGAGCTTATTTTAAGTTCCATGGTGGTTGAAATATAATCGCTGCTTTCGCCGATGGAAATATCTCCCTTTGGCTTTTCTGTTACCACAAAGAAGATAAGACCATTGATAAGAATAAAAGGCAGCACATAAAACAGAAGGACCGAAAGAAAACCATGTTTTCCCGCATCTTGTCGGTATTGAGGGCCTGATTGCCTGCGGCCTGATCTTGGCTGATTGTTATACTGGTTCATACTGTTTGACTATCCTCCTGATTGTTTTTACGTTTCCTAGCATAGCAGAAAATGGGGGATCTTACAAGATGAACTGAAAAATCGTAATAATTTAATTTATTCTTACGAGATAACAAGTTTATGTGTGCTTGAGGGAAAAATCATTCGATAAATATTGCAGGTTCTTTGCTCTGGATAAGTATTTTCAGCATGGTTCATTTCCTTGATCGGGGGCTGTTTTATTGGAATTTCAGATAGACCGGGGGACTGCGGCTTCATTTAATCAATCACTTAATAGCAGTGTGTCAGCAGCTAAAATGGTTTATTCATCGGCGCTTATACAATTTGCTATTTAACATTTTAATTTGATATCTTATAGCTTTAAGCCCGTTTCTTAGTAATAACTAAAACACATGAAAGCATGATATAAAGCCTTAATAAAGCCTATTCTAATTCTAGTAAATTCCTGACCTTGCATTTATAACTACCCTTAAAAACAAACACACG
It encodes the following:
- the malQ gene encoding 4-alpha-glucanotransferase, which translates into the protein MRECGMLLPVSSLSSKYGIGAFSKEAYEFLDQLQRAGQKYWQILPLGPTGYGDSPYQSFSAFAGNPYFIDLTELIKEGLLTEEECDSTDFGGDSRYIDYEKLYHNRFPLLKKAYARWKEGGHTSAEAMESLGEETKLYCFYMALKDHFQGKSWIEWEEDIRLRNPEAVVRYEKELEGEIGFYAFLQMKFTEEWNRLKSYAGDRGIGIIGDMPIYVAFDSADTWSHPELFQFDEDRNPIAVAGCPPDGFSPTGQLWGNPLYRWGYHKETGYAWWKKRMEYSFLLYDVVRVDHFRGFDEYYSIPAGSENAIGGAWEKGPGIDFFEEMKKAFGELDIIAEDLGFLTPSVKNLLKETGYPGMKVLEFAFNSWEESDYLPHNHTQNSVVYTGTHDNDTLKSWYYSLSQEDRRFADNYMNTTNPSEEQVSWNYIRLALQSVARLAIIPVQDYLGLGCEARINEPSTLGKNWRFRLLPGEVTEDILNKCRELTFLYGRGKE